In the Variovorax sp. S12S4 genome, one interval contains:
- a CDS encoding leucine-rich repeat-containing protein kinase family protein, whose translation MDTLAELRAGRLAGAKRIDLSCGLTEFPREIYDLADSLEVLNLSGNALDTLPDDLDRLHRLRVLFCSDNRFTQLPESIGRCQGLEMVGFKANRIRNVPAAALQLPSLRWLILTDNLVETLPEAIGQCTGMQKLMLAGNQLRALPESLAACSELEMLRTSANRFEVLPELVFSLPRLSWLAGAGNPYDARAEDAATAAHSVPHVDWRDLALGKKLGEGASGVIYQATLGAASQPVAVKLFKGAVTSDGWPHSEMAASIAAGAHPTLIAAQSRIDGHPEGIEGLVMALVDPTFRTLAGPPSLASCTRDVYAADAQWPSGVALRIARDIASAMQHLHARGILHGDLYAHNILWSAQGGGLLGDFGAAWMTGALDPVQIEALQRLEMRAFGCLLEELLSRCSDAPPDAMAALKDRCMQPDIAARPSFAEALSLLQGELSQ comes from the coding sequence ATGGACACGCTGGCTGAGCTGCGCGCCGGCCGGCTGGCTGGCGCCAAACGAATCGATCTCTCGTGCGGACTCACGGAGTTTCCGCGCGAGATTTATGACCTGGCGGATTCGCTCGAGGTATTGAACCTTTCGGGCAACGCGCTCGATACGTTGCCCGACGACCTGGACCGATTGCACCGCCTTCGCGTGCTGTTCTGCTCCGACAACCGCTTCACGCAACTGCCCGAATCCATCGGCCGGTGCCAGGGCCTGGAGATGGTCGGCTTCAAGGCCAACCGCATCCGCAATGTGCCCGCTGCGGCGCTGCAATTGCCTTCTTTGCGCTGGCTGATCCTGACGGACAACCTGGTCGAGACATTGCCCGAGGCGATTGGCCAGTGCACGGGAATGCAGAAGCTCATGCTCGCCGGAAATCAGTTGCGCGCGCTGCCGGAATCGCTGGCGGCCTGCAGCGAGCTAGAGATGCTGCGCACCTCCGCCAATCGCTTCGAGGTGCTGCCCGAGCTGGTGTTTTCGCTGCCGCGGCTTTCGTGGCTTGCAGGCGCGGGCAACCCTTACGATGCGCGAGCCGAAGACGCCGCCACTGCCGCGCACTCGGTGCCGCACGTCGACTGGCGCGACCTGGCGCTGGGTAAAAAGCTCGGCGAAGGGGCCTCGGGGGTGATCTACCAGGCGACGCTCGGCGCAGCATCGCAGCCCGTGGCGGTCAAGCTGTTCAAGGGGGCGGTGACGAGCGACGGCTGGCCGCACAGCGAAATGGCCGCGAGCATCGCGGCCGGCGCGCACCCGACATTGATTGCCGCGCAAAGCCGGATCGACGGCCATCCTGAAGGCATCGAAGGCCTGGTAATGGCGCTGGTGGACCCAACTTTTCGCACGCTGGCGGGCCCGCCGAGCCTGGCGTCGTGCACGCGCGACGTCTATGCGGCCGATGCGCAATGGCCTTCCGGCGTGGCGTTGCGCATTGCACGCGACATCGCTTCCGCCATGCAGCATCTGCATGCGCGCGGCATCTTGCATGGCGACCTCTATGCGCACAACATCCTGTGGAGTGCGCAGGGCGGCGGGCTGCTCGGCGACTTTGGTGCGGCGTGGATGACGGGCGCGCTCGACCCGGTGCAGATCGAAGCCTTGCAACGGCTGGAGATGCGCGCTTTCGGCTGCCTGCTGGAAGAGCTGCTCAGCCGCTGCAGCGATGCGCCGCCAGACGCCATGGCTGCGTTGAAGGACCGCTGCATGCAACCCGACATTGCCGCACGGCCGTCGTTTGCCGAGGCGTTGTCGCTGCTCCAGGGCGAGCTCTCGCAATGA
- a CDS encoding pseudouridine synthase, with translation MTGPRLPLPTRDGVGPSCVGLPRGPWPTIVDFLIERFPAISREAWMARIEAGDVIDEHGAPVTAQRRYQAPLRVYYYRTLDAEVRIPFDEQVLFQDDQLVVVDKPPFLPVTPTGKYLQESLLVRLKRKLKLDDLVPLHRIDRSTAGLVLFSVRPETRGAYQAMFPERRIAKHYEAVVPWQPGVSSVPGIYRSRLVDDEHFMRVKEEAGEPNSETRIAVQQAADGYALLELSPVTGRKHQLRVHCMALGMPIVNDPIYPTLLPPDSDDFDKPLQLLAKSVAFQDPVSGELRTFTSPRSLSLPPR, from the coding sequence ATGACAGGGCCACGCTTGCCGCTGCCCACGCGCGACGGGGTCGGCCCAAGCTGCGTCGGCCTGCCGCGAGGCCCCTGGCCCACCATCGTCGATTTTTTGATCGAACGCTTTCCGGCGATCTCGCGCGAGGCCTGGATGGCGCGCATCGAGGCCGGTGACGTGATCGACGAGCACGGGGCGCCCGTGACCGCGCAGCGCCGATACCAGGCACCGCTGCGCGTGTACTACTACCGCACGCTCGACGCCGAGGTGCGCATTCCGTTCGACGAGCAGGTGCTGTTCCAGGACGACCAGCTCGTGGTGGTCGACAAGCCGCCCTTCCTGCCCGTAACGCCCACCGGCAAGTACCTGCAGGAAAGCCTGCTGGTAAGGCTCAAGCGCAAGCTGAAGCTCGACGACCTGGTGCCGCTGCACCGCATCGACCGCAGTACGGCGGGGCTGGTGCTCTTTTCGGTACGCCCCGAAACGCGCGGCGCCTACCAGGCCATGTTTCCCGAACGGCGCATCGCCAAGCACTACGAGGCAGTGGTGCCATGGCAGCCGGGCGTGTCGTCGGTGCCCGGTATTTACCGCAGCCGGCTGGTCGACGACGAACATTTCATGCGCGTGAAGGAAGAAGCTGGCGAGCCCAATTCGGAAACGCGCATCGCCGTGCAGCAGGCGGCCGATGGCTACGCCCTGCTGGAGCTCTCGCCGGTGACCGGCCGCAAGCACCAACTGCGGGTGCACTGCATGGCGCTGGGCATGCCGATCGTCAACGACCCGATCTACCCCACCCTGCTGCCGCCCGACAGCGACGACTTCGACAAGCCCTTGCAGCTGCTGGCCAAGTCGGTGGCATTTCAAGACCCCGTGAGCGGCGAGCTGCGCACTTTCACGAGCCCCCGG